One genomic region from Streptosporangiales bacterium encodes:
- a CDS encoding ATP-binding cassette domain-containing protein, with the protein MTTTLLSAQDVEVTFGGVRALDGLTLNVTDEHHLWGLIGPNGSGKSTFFNLVTGLCKASRGTVGGTALRRRSRRVVALGRTFQSPRVFGRMTVAENLLAVSGGMSRREARDRAEELLTLLRLTGVVDRRAGELSIGQQKLVELARALLRRPELVLLDEMAAGVHPDLRGEIAGHLRRLADQGSRFVIIEHDMALLLDLCTRVFCLAQGRLLAEGTPDEMRRNERVVAEYLGAGHV; encoded by the coding sequence ATGACGACGACACTGCTGAGCGCCCAGGACGTCGAGGTCACCTTCGGCGGCGTCCGCGCGCTCGACGGCCTCACCCTGAACGTCACCGACGAGCACCATCTCTGGGGCCTCATCGGACCGAACGGCTCGGGCAAGAGCACGTTCTTCAACCTGGTGACGGGTCTGTGCAAGGCGTCGCGCGGGACGGTGGGCGGCACGGCGCTGCGCCGGCGGAGTCGGCGTGTCGTCGCCCTCGGCCGGACCTTCCAGAGCCCGCGAGTCTTCGGCCGCATGACCGTCGCGGAGAACCTCCTCGCCGTATCGGGCGGGATGAGCCGTCGCGAGGCACGCGACCGGGCGGAGGAGCTGCTCACGCTCTTGCGGCTCACCGGGGTGGTCGACCGCCGCGCGGGCGAGCTGTCGATCGGCCAGCAGAAGCTCGTCGAGCTGGCCCGCGCGTTGCTGCGGCGACCCGAGCTGGTCCTGCTCGACGAGATGGCGGCCGGCGTGCACCCGGACCTGCGCGGCGAGATCGCCGGTCACCTCAGGCGACTCGCCGACCAGGGCAGCAGGTTCGTCATCATCGAGCACGACATGGCGCTGCTGCTCGACCTGTGCACGCGGGTCTTCTGCCTGGCGCAGGGACGCCTGCTCGCCGAGGGCACCCCCGACGAGATGCGCAGGAACGAGCGGGTCGTCGCCGAATACCTCGGAGCCGGCCATGTCTGA
- a CDS encoding ATP-binding cassette domain-containing protein, which produces MSEQTAPGAVLELRDVEVAYGAFTVLRGVDLTVHAGESLALIGANGAGKSTVLKAVAGFLRPRRGSILLAGEEIGGLRPHQVLGRGCAYVAQGQDLFPDMSVRENVAMGGYLLRDRGRVRDRMAACMDTFPVLRTKAGHPAGGLSGGERQQLKIARALMTEPRVLLLDEPSAGLAPVVVDEIFSYVDALRRDTDVGILLVEQNIVKAMESTNRTCVLDLGVVVRTVTGDEHAVDDVVRDLYLGADGNRQDEVAKTRQEDRT; this is translated from the coding sequence ATGTCTGAGCAGACGGCACCGGGTGCGGTGCTCGAGCTGCGTGACGTCGAGGTGGCGTACGGCGCGTTCACCGTGCTGCGCGGCGTCGACCTCACGGTGCACGCGGGTGAGTCGCTCGCGCTCATCGGTGCCAACGGCGCGGGCAAGTCGACGGTGCTCAAGGCGGTCGCCGGGTTCCTCCGGCCGCGACGCGGGTCGATCCTGCTCGCCGGTGAGGAGATCGGCGGGCTGCGCCCGCACCAGGTGCTCGGCCGCGGCTGCGCGTACGTCGCGCAGGGGCAGGACCTGTTCCCCGATATGTCGGTGCGGGAGAACGTCGCCATGGGCGGCTACCTGCTGCGTGACCGCGGGCGGGTGCGCGATCGCATGGCCGCGTGCATGGACACGTTCCCCGTGCTGCGGACGAAGGCCGGGCATCCCGCGGGCGGCCTGTCAGGGGGCGAGCGCCAGCAGCTGAAGATCGCGCGTGCGCTGATGACCGAGCCGCGCGTGCTGCTCCTCGACGAGCCGTCGGCCGGGCTGGCACCTGTCGTGGTCGACGAGATCTTCTCCTACGTCGACGCGCTGCGACGCGACACCGACGTGGGGATCCTGCTCGTCGAGCAGAACATCGTGAAGGCGATGGAGAGCACCAACCGCACCTGCGTGCTCGATCTCGGCGTAGTCGTCCGGACCGTGACGGGGGACGAGCACGCGGTCGACGACGTGGTGCGGGACCTGTACCTCGGGGCGGACGGCAACCGGCAGGACGAGGTCGCGAAGACGCGACAGGAGGACAGGACATGA
- a CDS encoding acyl dehydratase: MPLVTEFGKITDSALERLAETKGQEVRRGRPYVEELTADAIRHYAYGIGDQNPLWVDPDYRPAYGTFAPPSILFAADRILSGYVSGLPGVHAMFAGTTFRWHRRLALGDRVRGRAHLKDLIERPSRFAGRSIQQVYEVNFHDQHDELVATAESYCFRTERDAARERKKYDHETLGEMHWTPEQMQEIGEKYRAQEARRRGAEVRYVDSVSVGDEVPELIKGPYTATTAVSYLLGWGGLYVRAHGHAFELYENHPALAIPNEMGVPEPPERVHWDPDLARRVGVPGAYDYGPERVSWMGHVATDWMGDDGHLVELDVQVRRHNLIGELVACAGTVTGVDTGTGRVTIALRAHSQDGEESARGTAIVELPARRQGNGSS, encoded by the coding sequence ATGCCGCTCGTGACCGAGTTCGGGAAGATCACCGACTCGGCCCTCGAACGACTGGCGGAGACCAAGGGGCAGGAGGTGCGCCGGGGTCGTCCGTACGTGGAGGAGCTGACCGCCGACGCGATCCGCCACTACGCGTACGGGATCGGCGACCAGAACCCGTTGTGGGTCGATCCCGACTACCGGCCCGCGTACGGCACGTTCGCGCCGCCAAGCATCCTGTTCGCCGCCGACCGGATCCTCAGCGGCTACGTGAGCGGCCTGCCCGGCGTGCACGCGATGTTCGCGGGCACGACGTTCCGGTGGCACCGCCGGCTCGCGCTCGGCGACCGGGTGCGCGGCCGCGCCCACCTGAAGGACCTGATCGAGCGGCCGAGCAGGTTCGCGGGTCGGTCGATCCAGCAGGTCTACGAGGTCAACTTCCACGACCAGCACGACGAGCTCGTGGCGACCGCCGAGTCGTACTGCTTCCGCACCGAGCGCGATGCCGCGCGGGAACGCAAGAAGTACGACCACGAGACGCTGGGCGAGATGCACTGGACGCCCGAGCAGATGCAGGAGATCGGCGAGAAGTACCGTGCGCAGGAGGCCCGCAGGCGCGGCGCCGAGGTCCGGTACGTCGACAGCGTCTCCGTCGGCGACGAGGTGCCCGAGCTCATCAAGGGCCCCTACACCGCGACGACCGCCGTGTCGTACCTGCTCGGCTGGGGCGGCCTCTACGTCCGCGCGCACGGGCACGCGTTCGAGCTGTACGAGAACCACCCGGCACTCGCGATCCCCAACGAGATGGGTGTGCCCGAGCCGCCCGAGCGGGTGCACTGGGACCCCGACCTGGCGCGCCGCGTCGGCGTGCCGGGGGCGTACGACTACGGGCCGGAGCGCGTGTCGTGGATGGGGCACGTGGCCACCGACTGGATGGGTGACGACGGGCACCTCGTCGAGCTGGACGTCCAGGTGCGCAGGCACAACCTGATCGGCGAGCTCGTCGCGTGTGCGGGGACGGTCACCGGTGTCGACACCGGCACCGGCCGGGTGACGATCGCGCTGCGCGCGCACAGCCAGGACGGGGAGGAGTCCGCCAGGGGGACCGCGATCGTCGAGCTGCCGGCGCGTCGGCAGGGCAACGGATCCTCTTGA
- a CDS encoding branched-chain amino acid ABC transporter permease: MGLALQLVTNGLALGALLAVVALGLALVFGVMGVVNFVHAEFITLGGYVTYFFVAKAGGPALVGVVLAIVVGIALGFATQRLVLSRVADRPPLDGLLLTYGLSVVGLGLITFAFSGDYRSYPEVLSGGIHVAGVTVATEDLLVVALCVLLVAAVTAFLRFTRTGSAMRAVAQHRDAAAACGIDLRRMDAVAFGLGGGLGAAAGSVLSMSFVTTPELGRQWLLIGFVIVVLGGLGSLVGAIGGGVVVGLVQVGVGYALDDTWARLVVYALLFVLLFVRPQGLAGGRTT; this comes from the coding sequence ATGGGCCTGGCACTGCAACTGGTGACGAACGGCCTCGCCCTCGGCGCTCTGCTCGCGGTCGTCGCCCTCGGCCTCGCCCTCGTCTTCGGCGTGATGGGCGTCGTGAACTTCGTGCACGCGGAGTTCATCACGCTCGGCGGATACGTCACGTACTTCTTCGTCGCCAAGGCCGGCGGCCCCGCGCTCGTCGGCGTCGTGCTCGCGATCGTCGTGGGCATCGCGCTCGGGTTCGCCACCCAGCGACTCGTGCTGAGCCGGGTCGCCGACCGCCCGCCGCTCGACGGCCTGCTGCTGACGTACGGGCTGTCGGTGGTGGGCCTCGGCCTCATCACGTTCGCCTTCTCCGGTGACTACCGGAGCTACCCGGAGGTGCTGTCCGGCGGCATCCACGTCGCCGGGGTCACGGTGGCCACCGAGGACCTGCTGGTCGTGGCGCTCTGCGTGCTGCTCGTCGCCGCCGTCACCGCGTTCCTGCGCTTCACGCGTACGGGCTCAGCGATGCGCGCGGTCGCCCAGCACAGGGACGCCGCCGCGGCGTGCGGCATCGACCTGCGGCGGATGGACGCGGTCGCGTTCGGGCTCGGCGGCGGGCTCGGCGCCGCCGCAGGCTCGGTGCTGAGCATGAGCTTCGTGACGACGCCGGAGCTCGGCCGGCAGTGGCTGCTCATCGGCTTCGTCATCGTCGTGCTCGGCGGGCTCGGCAGCCTCGTCGGCGCGATCGGCGGCGGCGTGGTCGTCGGCCTCGTGCAGGTCGGCGTCGGATACGCGCTCGACGACACCTGGGCGCGCCTCGTCGTGTACGCGCTGCTGTTCGTGCTGCTGTTCGTCCGCCCCCAGGGACTCGCCGGCGGGCGAACGACATGA
- a CDS encoding FCD domain-containing protein encodes MTPVARPVPLRHQVQEALRNLIVSGVLAPAQHLVEAEVADRLGVSRGPVREALQALQAEGWVELRPGRGAFVHAPTVGEVGEVFGVRAALESEAAALASCAVTDDDVAELREVSARGRAAVLRGEYDLVVATNSELHRRIAEHAGNAMLCRMIASLDDRIRWYLRPVVRNRGESSWDEHDVLIDALAAHDADRARDLMRQHTERTRQANVANRP; translated from the coding sequence ATGACCCCGGTCGCCCGGCCCGTGCCGCTGCGGCACCAGGTGCAGGAGGCGTTGCGCAACCTCATCGTCAGTGGCGTGCTCGCCCCGGCCCAGCACCTCGTCGAGGCCGAGGTGGCCGACCGGCTCGGGGTCAGCAGGGGACCGGTGCGCGAGGCGCTGCAGGCGTTGCAGGCCGAGGGCTGGGTGGAGCTGCGGCCCGGTCGCGGCGCGTTCGTGCACGCACCGACCGTGGGCGAGGTCGGCGAGGTGTTCGGCGTCCGCGCGGCCCTGGAGAGCGAGGCGGCGGCGCTGGCGTCCTGCGCCGTCACCGACGACGACGTCGCGGAGCTGCGCGAGGTGTCGGCGCGCGGCCGGGCGGCGGTGCTGCGCGGCGAGTACGACCTCGTGGTCGCGACGAACTCCGAGCTGCACCGCCGGATCGCCGAGCACGCGGGCAACGCGATGCTGTGCCGGATGATCGCCTCGCTCGACGACCGCATCCGCTGGTACCTGCGGCCCGTCGTGCGCAACCGCGGTGAGTCGTCGTGGGACGAGCACGACGTCCTCATCGACGCCCTGGCCGCCCACGACGCCGACCGGGCCAGGGACCTGATGCGCCAGCACACCGAGCGCACGCGCCAGGCCAACGTCGCCAACCGCCCCTGA